One Actinospica robiniae DSM 44927 genomic region harbors:
- a CDS encoding tetratricopeptide repeat protein — MTARLARPPAPASIDADERGGEAACNPSLRVPDWASGIELPGVIPLIAPARRVLAVLAAFDGVDAPAAVIAAHADLPTSEALRHLRHLARHHLAQTSETDPGSFRAAPGPSPLRPAILTCDGYTRATTWHLACTFEAAQVLGVADLPGREQIAPDPQRPTLSFTDRSHALDWFVGERARLLREIGAARESGGHAQAWRLALLTLNISTLTGAWDGWQQAYEHGIAAAYRDTHRGARAMLEEYGGHLDLAGGNTAAARTRYQRSLEIRSADGDAQAVIRSLHGLGLTWLHADSLPEAEILFDQAVDLAREAGDQEREAVARIHLGAIHARTGRAGLARDELSAALAAPFAAGHDLYRVHGTVALAAAHRSCDDLASAEQTALEAVHAAAQIGIPLLLAEPLVEHARIQAARGHLRVALALLHEAQAIYAEHDQKYYAMGVGREIDRLTCLREPEACREEHE, encoded by the coding sequence ATGACCGCCCGGCTCGCTCGGCCACCGGCGCCAGCCTCTATCGACGCTGACGAGCGCGGCGGCGAGGCGGCGTGCAACCCTTCGCTGCGTGTGCCCGATTGGGCATCAGGGATCGAGCTTCCCGGCGTCATCCCCCTCATCGCGCCGGCACGCCGAGTGCTCGCGGTACTCGCCGCGTTCGACGGAGTCGACGCTCCAGCGGCGGTGATTGCCGCGCACGCCGACCTGCCCACCAGCGAAGCGCTGCGTCATCTGCGCCACCTTGCCCGGCATCACCTGGCCCAGACGAGTGAGACCGACCCGGGTTCCTTCCGCGCCGCGCCAGGCCCCTCGCCGCTGCGCCCCGCGATCCTCACGTGCGACGGCTATACCAGAGCCACCACGTGGCACCTCGCGTGCACTTTCGAGGCCGCTCAGGTGCTCGGTGTGGCTGACCTGCCCGGACGAGAGCAGATCGCACCGGACCCGCAGCGTCCAACGTTGAGCTTCACCGACCGCTCCCACGCGCTGGACTGGTTCGTTGGCGAACGCGCCCGGCTCCTGCGGGAAATCGGAGCCGCGCGCGAGTCGGGCGGCCACGCCCAAGCGTGGCGCCTGGCCTTGCTGACGCTCAATATCAGCACCCTCACGGGGGCGTGGGACGGATGGCAGCAGGCGTATGAGCACGGCATCGCGGCTGCCTACCGCGACACTCACCGGGGTGCTCGCGCGATGCTCGAGGAGTACGGCGGCCACCTTGACCTGGCCGGAGGCAACACGGCGGCTGCGCGCACGCGCTACCAGCGTTCCCTCGAGATCCGCAGCGCCGACGGCGATGCGCAAGCGGTGATCCGCTCCCTCCATGGACTCGGGCTGACCTGGCTGCACGCCGACTCCCTGCCGGAGGCGGAGATCCTCTTCGATCAGGCCGTCGACCTCGCGCGCGAAGCCGGCGACCAAGAGCGCGAAGCCGTCGCCCGCATCCACCTCGGCGCGATCCATGCCCGCACTGGCCGCGCGGGACTGGCCCGCGACGAACTCTCGGCCGCGCTCGCGGCGCCGTTCGCGGCGGGCCACGACCTGTACAGGGTCCACGGGACCGTGGCTCTCGCCGCAGCTCACCGGTCGTGCGATGACCTGGCAAGCGCTGAGCAGACAGCGCTCGAAGCCGTGCACGCCGCCGCGCAGATCGGTATCCCGCTGCTGCTGGCCGAACCGCTGGTCGAACACGCCCGGATCCAGGCCGCGCGCGGCCACCTGCGCGTCGCGCTCGCGCTCCTCCATGAAGCCCAAGCCATCTATGCCGAGCACGACCAGAAGTATTACGCGATGGGCGTCGGCCGCGAGATCGATCGCCTTACCTGCCTGCGCGAACCGGAAGCTTGCAGAGAAGAACATGAATAG
- a CDS encoding NUDIX hydrolase yields the protein MLDESRARRYALKTVCLCAPSWAEREWQQVMAVLTAAGAVVVGPAADVTGAREQFVRRRLAAADMLLVVNVGGYVTDAMTAELACALRLDVCVEYLEPPVRIEAGPELGRVLAERESRYVAGPAGKTPVLAPGVLVEVPGPGDAMVVCRTLELDRDFDQDALAAAMARVTAPAESDGSVPSSPVLHIEYVGAASPRRAAERAYRRSLPRTVAGAHVLIRDGAGRILLVRPTGSSRWSLPGGGFDEGEYPWQAARREAIEELGFAEFEPGGLLVIDQCPARAETETHTEYLFDGGVIDNHAIAAIRLPADELDAFEFVDADRVSAFVTPRLARRIAGALERLRDPGAPMALEHGYRTGERAQWRWHAPDALPDLPVGQVGGWLFDEESGRVLLQHRTDTHRYALPAGGPEAGEHPLETLAREAMEESQVEVYLNTAVLIGGQSSTADPRYPDGVLQLRYAAVIRRYHPIAPDGDPHLAGRRPAYRRYLVDIERAAALLDFGPSGHLQAAAAKRAAIEEHGLPVDRPAPDGYHDHGDPQPHTAASAGRDGDAS from the coding sequence GTGCTGGACGAATCGCGTGCACGTAGGTACGCGCTGAAGACGGTGTGCCTGTGCGCGCCGAGTTGGGCCGAGCGGGAATGGCAGCAGGTCATGGCCGTTCTTACAGCGGCCGGCGCGGTCGTGGTCGGCCCGGCCGCCGATGTGACGGGAGCACGTGAGCAGTTCGTCCGGCGGCGGCTTGCGGCGGCCGACATGCTCCTGGTGGTCAACGTCGGCGGCTACGTCACCGACGCGATGACCGCGGAGCTCGCGTGCGCGCTGCGCCTGGATGTGTGTGTGGAGTATCTCGAGCCGCCGGTGAGGATCGAAGCAGGCCCCGAGCTGGGCCGGGTCCTGGCCGAACGAGAAAGCCGGTATGTGGCCGGACCGGCTGGGAAGACTCCGGTGCTCGCGCCCGGGGTGCTGGTGGAGGTCCCCGGCCCGGGCGATGCGATGGTCGTGTGCCGGACCTTGGAACTCGACCGGGACTTCGATCAGGACGCGCTGGCCGCCGCGATGGCGAGGGTCACGGCCCCGGCCGAATCCGACGGCTCCGTACCCTCGTCTCCCGTGCTGCACATCGAGTACGTCGGGGCGGCATCCCCGCGCAGGGCCGCCGAGCGCGCCTATCGCAGATCGCTGCCGCGTACGGTCGCGGGCGCGCACGTGCTGATCCGCGACGGGGCTGGGCGGATCCTGCTGGTGCGCCCGACCGGCTCTTCGCGCTGGTCACTGCCGGGGGGCGGCTTCGACGAGGGTGAGTACCCGTGGCAGGCGGCGCGGCGCGAAGCGATCGAGGAACTCGGGTTCGCGGAGTTCGAGCCCGGCGGGCTGCTGGTGATCGACCAGTGTCCGGCGCGCGCCGAGACCGAGACGCACACCGAATACCTCTTCGACGGCGGCGTCATCGATAACCACGCGATCGCAGCAATCCGGTTACCCGCAGACGAACTCGACGCGTTCGAGTTCGTCGATGCCGACCGTGTCAGCGCTTTCGTCACCCCGCGCCTGGCTCGGCGCATCGCCGGTGCGCTCGAGCGTCTGCGCGATCCTGGCGCGCCGATGGCACTCGAACACGGCTACCGGACCGGGGAGCGGGCGCAATGGCGGTGGCACGCCCCGGATGCGCTGCCGGATCTTCCGGTCGGGCAGGTCGGCGGGTGGCTGTTCGACGAGGAATCCGGGCGGGTGCTGCTGCAGCACCGCACCGATACCCACCGCTACGCCCTGCCGGCCGGAGGGCCGGAGGCGGGCGAGCATCCGCTCGAGACCCTCGCGCGCGAGGCGATGGAGGAATCCCAGGTCGAGGTGTACCTCAACACCGCCGTCCTGATCGGCGGGCAGTCGAGCACCGCGGACCCGCGCTACCCGGACGGAGTGCTCCAACTGCGCTACGCCGCCGTCATCCGCCGCTACCACCCGATCGCCCCGGACGGCGACCCGCACCTGGCCGGGCGCAGGCCCGCCTACCGGCGGTACCTGGTGGATATCGAGCGCGCCGCGGCCCTGCTCGACTTCGGGCCGAGCGGGCACCTCCAGGCGGCCGCGGCCAAGCGTGCCGCGATCGAAGAGCACGGCCTACCGGTCGACCGGCCCGCCCCGGACGGCTACCACGACCACGGCGACCCACAACCCCACACCGCCGCGTCAGCAGGCAGAGACGGAGACGCATCGTGA
- a CDS encoding NUDIX hydrolase, which yields MIAYEYLDEAMVCICAPMRSSGQIAELERRLGLSGAIVLAPVPPGEQLTPDEHARLKVLHLRKIAAADCVVVANTDGYTGPGTAEEIAYTMRLAKPLSFLEDPIRLRVDPEVYAGLVGRTRFIELRPAQQFPAKLARGSVVRIAAADVERGALFRVAGVLRYPGLIEAAASIDPTRVGPGLSGADLAEHLRGAHPGTDDDAYLAAELDFLGEEHSESVAAPARLGIRVGLLAHGPDSTVVLERGQPGALDLPSVQLGPGEDPAAAARRLAWELFEQRADRVRLAAVDLRAGGVCAGYVFDASPLDPVHLAQLFRTEKTGYGRLVFAACDRVHAMVAPRTARVIAAVLERFEDGGAIVLEEGFAPGTRLVWQWHPSEQPPNGVPITQAGVWAFDRDGRVVLQHCTERGGAFALPAGGLEPGDRDWLATAAREAFEESQILIDHRAARLIGFQVTYGDRGHPNGLAQARYVAPVLGYRPIAADSDPKLTRPRAPYRRYLTDIRRAAGLLDWGPHAEAQTRAAEQAAREMGVPVDRPAADGYRDHGDAPAADYIDGWEVVL from the coding sequence GTGATCGCATACGAGTATCTGGACGAGGCCATGGTGTGCATCTGCGCGCCGATGCGATCGAGCGGGCAGATCGCGGAGCTGGAGCGGCGTCTCGGGCTCTCCGGCGCGATCGTGCTGGCCCCGGTTCCGCCGGGAGAGCAGCTCACCCCGGACGAGCACGCCCGCCTGAAGGTGCTGCACCTGCGGAAAATCGCGGCCGCCGACTGCGTCGTGGTGGCCAACACCGACGGGTACACGGGACCGGGCACCGCCGAGGAGATCGCGTACACGATGCGGCTGGCCAAACCGCTCAGCTTCCTCGAGGATCCGATCCGCCTCCGCGTAGACCCGGAGGTCTATGCCGGGCTGGTGGGGCGCACCCGGTTCATCGAGTTGCGACCCGCGCAGCAGTTCCCGGCGAAGTTGGCCCGCGGCAGCGTCGTGCGGATCGCCGCTGCCGACGTTGAACGCGGCGCCCTGTTCCGGGTCGCTGGGGTGCTGCGCTATCCGGGACTGATCGAAGCCGCAGCGAGTATCGACCCGACCCGGGTGGGCCCTGGACTGTCGGGCGCGGACCTCGCCGAGCATCTGCGCGGCGCACATCCCGGTACCGACGATGACGCCTATCTCGCGGCCGAACTCGACTTCCTCGGCGAGGAGCACAGTGAGTCAGTCGCGGCGCCGGCTCGCTTGGGTATCCGCGTCGGGCTGCTGGCGCACGGCCCGGACAGCACCGTCGTCCTGGAACGTGGACAGCCGGGGGCGCTCGACTTGCCCAGTGTGCAACTCGGCCCGGGCGAGGATCCGGCAGCCGCAGCGCGCCGACTCGCGTGGGAGCTCTTCGAACAGCGCGCAGACCGCGTGCGCCTGGCCGCGGTGGACCTCAGGGCCGGCGGAGTGTGCGCCGGGTACGTCTTCGACGCCAGCCCGCTCGATCCGGTTCACCTCGCGCAACTGTTCAGGACCGAAAAGACCGGTTACGGCAGGCTCGTCTTCGCCGCCTGCGACAGGGTCCACGCGATGGTCGCGCCGCGCACCGCGCGCGTGATCGCCGCCGTGCTCGAGCGCTTCGAAGACGGTGGGGCGATCGTTCTGGAAGAGGGGTTCGCCCCCGGCACGCGCCTGGTGTGGCAGTGGCACCCGAGCGAGCAACCGCCGAACGGCGTGCCGATCACCCAGGCGGGCGTGTGGGCGTTCGACCGCGACGGGCGGGTGGTCCTGCAACACTGCACCGAACGCGGCGGCGCTTTCGCGCTCCCGGCGGGAGGCCTGGAACCCGGTGATCGGGACTGGCTGGCGACCGCGGCACGCGAGGCGTTCGAAGAAAGCCAGATCCTGATCGACCACCGGGCCGCTCGGCTGATCGGGTTCCAGGTCACCTACGGCGACCGCGGTCATCCGAACGGGCTGGCCCAGGCCCGCTACGTCGCCCCGGTCCTCGGCTACCGCCCGATCGCCGCGGACAGCGACCCGAAGCTCACCCGCCCCCGCGCCCCCTACCGCCGGTACCTGACCGATATCCGCCGCGCAGCCGGCCTGCTCGACTGGGGCCCACACGCCGAGGCCCAGACGCGCGCGGCCGAACAGGCCGCGCGCGAGATGGGCGTGCCGGTTGACCGCCCGGCCGCCGACGGCTACCGCGACCACGGCGATGCGCCGGCCGCCGACTACATCGACGGATGGGAAGTGGTGCTATGA
- a CDS encoding 3'-5' exonuclease, giving the protein MEEIKPADTGWTAPALACGIIVIDFEALTPAGRPMEPIEVAALALRHDDGRWYEQARFSALIRPPDDVPVTARSTALTGITAAMLAPERSARDVLGELDRRLAAPPYRLVAHSAGTEGSLIRRQAEHCPNLAVTPLLDTVTMARAVLPHLTSHRLDAVLDHYRITPGPDRHRAMADVELTTQIFLRLLSDGAAAGCWHDLASLDRVAGRAAPRPPAQRSAAPWEVGVPAS; this is encoded by the coding sequence ATGGAAGAGATCAAGCCAGCCGATACCGGGTGGACGGCGCCCGCACTCGCCTGCGGCATCATCGTGATCGACTTCGAGGCGCTCACGCCCGCGGGCCGCCCCATGGAGCCGATCGAGGTCGCGGCCCTCGCGCTACGGCACGACGACGGCCGCTGGTACGAGCAGGCACGCTTCAGCGCCCTGATCCGGCCGCCCGACGACGTCCCGGTGACCGCGCGCAGCACGGCGCTGACGGGGATCACCGCAGCCATGCTCGCGCCGGAGCGCAGCGCGCGAGACGTGCTCGGTGAGCTCGACCGCCGCCTGGCAGCGCCGCCGTATCGGCTGGTCGCGCACAGCGCAGGGACGGAGGGCAGCTTGATCCGCAGACAGGCCGAGCACTGCCCGAACCTGGCCGTCACACCGCTACTCGACACCGTCACCATGGCCAGGGCCGTACTCCCGCACCTCACCTCGCATCGGCTCGATGCCGTCCTCGACCACTACCGCATTACACCTGGACCAGATCGCCACCGCGCAATGGCAGACGTCGAACTGACCACCCAAATCTTCCTCCGGCTGCTCTCGGACGGCGCAGCCGCCGGGTGCTGGCACGACCTGGCCAGCCTTGATCGCGTCGCCGGACGCGCTGCGCCCCGGCCGCCGGCACAGCGTTCCGCCGCGCCATGGGAAGTGGGGGTCCCCGCCTCATGA
- a CDS encoding phosphotransferase enzyme family protein: protein MSQPTGIAELSLPIELAPFVQDRLGDVRVVADLSWPYEGSEVYRIRDEDGTDHILKRLIDDTFYARETAGYAWASALGRDRAPRLEAADPHLRVVVTTFLPGVLLKEAYLDPARSAQAYRQVGELLRRLHDSAAPVADSDVIDRLVAQTDTHIERVGAELDAAQRNCIHRAAQQLATVAASMPSVPTHGDFWPRNLLIDLDSGTVAVIDFERAALAPAVRDLVRLETGVFTRSPAARDAFYTGYGRDLMPVEATALRAWAVLDALSALAWALAHNDTHLLEHARRILSSDDSARQDGRHPEAAL from the coding sequence ATGAGCCAACCGACTGGAATCGCCGAACTCTCGCTGCCCATCGAACTCGCACCCTTCGTCCAGGACCGGCTCGGCGACGTGCGGGTCGTGGCGGATTTGTCGTGGCCCTATGAAGGGTCTGAGGTCTACCGGATCCGCGACGAAGACGGCACCGACCACATTCTCAAGCGTCTGATCGATGACACCTTCTACGCCCGGGAGACGGCCGGATACGCCTGGGCGAGCGCGCTCGGCCGTGACAGGGCGCCGCGGCTTGAGGCGGCCGACCCGCATCTGCGCGTCGTGGTCACCACTTTCCTGCCCGGTGTGCTGCTGAAGGAGGCCTACTTGGACCCGGCCCGATCGGCGCAGGCGTATCGGCAGGTCGGCGAGCTGCTGCGGCGACTGCACGACTCTGCGGCGCCTGTGGCCGACTCGGACGTGATCGATCGTCTGGTCGCGCAGACCGACACGCACATCGAACGAGTCGGCGCCGAACTGGACGCGGCTCAGCGCAACTGCATCCACCGTGCCGCGCAGCAACTCGCCACGGTGGCCGCGTCGATGCCCTCGGTGCCGACGCACGGGGACTTCTGGCCGCGCAACCTCCTGATCGATCTAGACAGCGGCACGGTCGCGGTCATCGACTTCGAGCGGGCCGCACTCGCCCCGGCCGTACGCGACCTGGTACGCCTGGAGACTGGCGTCTTCACCCGGAGCCCGGCAGCACGCGACGCCTTCTACACCGGATACGGACGAGATCTCATGCCAGTTGAGGCGACGGCGCTGCGTGCTTGGGCGGTCTTGGACGCGCTCTCCGCCCTCGCCTGGGCCCTCGCGCACAACGACACCCACCTGCTCGAGCACGCTCGCAGGATCCTGAGTTCTGATGATTCCGCTCGGCAGGACGGCCGTCACCCGGAGGCGGCGCTATGA
- a CDS encoding histidine phosphatase family protein, translating into MSEVTRVTIVRHGEAVINTERGLAAADCRGLTPRGRAQAEYTATHLAASTRADGGFDALYASPRRRCVESVEPVAKALNMEVVFAPELRSLDHGPGDPWDPESNAIGTIPPLAPEAAPLPGAECWASYRQRAGDFLAALPARHPGHSILIIAHAETQDAAIAAYFGLGPDSGARAYQITWHTGISRWRHHRQVWPGAHECGAWALLAHNDVRHLHGTGLEPDGTQ; encoded by the coding sequence GTGAGCGAAGTTACCCGCGTGACGATAGTGCGCCACGGCGAGGCGGTGATCAACACCGAGCGTGGACTTGCCGCCGCGGACTGCCGCGGTCTCACCCCCCGCGGGCGCGCGCAAGCCGAATACACCGCGACGCACCTGGCCGCGAGCACCAGAGCCGACGGCGGCTTCGACGCGCTCTACGCCTCCCCGCGCCGCCGCTGTGTGGAGTCGGTGGAGCCCGTCGCCAAGGCGTTAAACATGGAGGTGGTCTTCGCGCCGGAGTTGCGCTCGCTCGACCACGGCCCGGGCGACCCGTGGGACCCGGAGTCCAACGCGATCGGAACCATCCCTCCGCTCGCGCCCGAGGCCGCCCCGCTGCCGGGCGCGGAGTGCTGGGCAAGCTACCGACAGCGCGCCGGCGACTTCCTCGCAGCCCTGCCCGCTCGCCACCCCGGACACAGCATTCTGATCATCGCCCACGCCGAAACGCAGGACGCCGCGATTGCCGCCTACTTCGGTCTCGGCCCGGATTCGGGCGCACGTGCCTACCAGATCACCTGGCACACCGGGATCAGCAGGTGGCGCCACCACCGCCAGGTGTGGCCCGGCGCGCACGAGTGCGGGGCGTGGGCACTGCTCGCCCACAACGACGTGCGGCACCTACACGGGACCGGTCTCGAACCCGACGGCACCCAGTGA
- a CDS encoding phosphoglycerate mutase family protein: MTATELLLIRHGEDWSRADAAGSQSAQGLTGRGLAQAQALAAYLAQEVARLGTIAALYSSPLLRCLETATPIAHALRLTANLAPQLRPDGDEWERVGRFLTQLCEVHRSGRVVVVGHASTLTAASSAFSRATAGSGDFALATLGHGWLSRWRYEDEQPERTARWTLLQHCDLEQLRLDFPHAAPTTQPAALPRRSQRADLPTGPVGERR; encoded by the coding sequence ATGACCGCCACCGAGCTACTGCTCATCCGCCACGGTGAGGACTGGTCCCGAGCCGATGCGGCCGGATCCCAGTCCGCGCAGGGCCTGACCGGTCGCGGCCTGGCCCAAGCGCAGGCGCTCGCCGCCTATCTGGCACAGGAGGTCGCGCGGCTCGGCACGATCGCGGCCCTCTACAGTTCGCCGTTGCTTCGGTGCCTGGAGACGGCCACGCCGATCGCGCACGCGCTGCGGCTGACCGCGAACCTGGCCCCGCAGCTGCGGCCCGACGGTGACGAGTGGGAGCGCGTCGGGCGGTTCCTGACGCAACTGTGCGAGGTCCACCGTTCCGGGCGCGTCGTGGTGGTCGGCCACGCCTCGACTCTGACCGCCGCGTCTTCAGCCTTCTCGCGCGCGACGGCCGGTTCCGGTGACTTTGCGCTGGCCACCCTCGGACACGGCTGGCTCAGCCGATGGCGGTACGAAGACGAACAGCCAGAGCGAACCGCGAGGTGGACGCTCCTGCAGCACTGCGACCTCGAACAGCTCCGGCTCGATTTCCCGCACGCCGCGCCCACCACGCAACCCGCAGCGCTGCCACGTCGTTCCCAGAGGGCGGATCTGCCCACCGGCCCGGTCGGAGAACGGAGATAG